From Ascochyta rabiei chromosome 12, complete sequence, the proteins below share one genomic window:
- a CDS encoding poly(A)-binding protein binding protein, with protein MPTPSPSPSPSPMSTAASTLHSASNALSQPAATPGHKLKMASSAKAMDAHRKPGSPVDAAQRKSPAPKPWSHGSANPITHRSSTSTPSNGLASTPKPANAVSAETATPMRHLSDRMMYLLANLTGLPGTITLKNGARYSGVLSGTSLDPSELRYVFKMVKLLQPADHAQPNGQPSDEYAGQGESHVMSFDMTDVADFHVNNVVLDKTQAKPQNGTAAFRTDADISGNLALRERNLQRWEPSEHDTSLELGSGGLAGWDQFATNDRITGVKSNYDETMYTTAIDRSNPQYAQRAARAERLAREIESSTASNAHVREERGGHHAQDDQGLDEEDKYSGVRRHFSPLPSGQPNRYTPPARRAPSAQPTVQGAPIDPAILSSTIARPDSAAAKPAQRTASPIVEKPADAAPAPPAPAPPAPAPPAPVAVPSQPSAPKDAAPQAEAEAKSAAALEPVAEPAQKPSSAAKPAMAAIAAIPPRKSARPHDATTNVEHDLLDSFKAFSAAEKLRVTERQRTIARENKAVKLNDLKKFALNFKLSTPVPTDLVPILAKDETKQAAIVEKALKQAQETKPSPPKTPSTVSDPKAAARAAAAKLDATSTSPSDRQQAQRPRPGQSAYPSASMRERSHQAPAQIPARNQGSLSTRLQMNQQQHKQQGAPPYNGVPQPIPAQDTRAPSGPSQASSGAPTPTSGASSRFNVRAHEFRPNPAANTFQPGGNTSATSSPRPDSASRQESRRTPAITSFFGGHRPTLKAVDAKEAFSPLDRLAKVATDADKKYNAGVPFSHRTPPTWDFPESNRDKGYKELFEHVPPRQMAAPHNGMANGPLPHQHQLPPHLQGPQGMQQGHTPQHTPRGPHVQPHHGQGPPHFEAPHMQFSHSTSSVQPSPRQMPPYAYGAQPQPMPGYPQQMQMPQYGMSPGVQHVALRGPQGGQFVNGPGPQMGGHMMQQQPSNGPFMGMPGQPQMQMYAQAPGYPHYPGHMPPGANGFPSPRPGAPMMSHQGSQQGHQQPPVVYMQPGAQGPQMYQMPPASMTPMRGPYPPQHQPPYGSSPHQQHPFPHQAHRGTPSASYAQPMVHQHSQHQHQAPPTGPAKHGSESTEEPK; from the exons ATGCccacgccctcgccctcgccctcgccctcgcccatGTCCACCGCTGCCTCGACCCTCCACAGCGCCTCCAATGCTTTAAGCCAGCCTGCCGCGACCCCCGGCCACAAACTGAAAATGGCCTCGTCCGCCAAAGCCATGGACGCACACCGCAAGCCCGGAAGCCCCGTCGACGCCGCCCAGAG GAAATCCCCAGCGCCCAAGCCCTGGTCACACGGATCCGCGAACCCCATCACCCACCGCTCGTCCACCTCCACCCCTTCCAACGGCCTCGCAAGCACCCCCAAGCCCGCCAACGCCGTCTCCGCCGAGACTGCCACCCCCATGAGGCACCTCAGCGACCGCATGATGTACCTGCTGGCCAACTTGACG GGCCTGCCGGGAACCATCACGCTCAAGAACGGCGCAAGGTACTCGGGCGTGCTCTCAGGCACCTCGCTCGACCCCAGCGAGCTGCGCTATGTCTTCAAGATGGTCAAGCTGCTGCAGCCCGCCGACCATGCACAGCCCAACGGCCAGCCTTCCGACGAGTACGCTGGACAGGGCGAGTCGCACGTCATGTCCTTTGACATGACCGATGTCGCCGATTTCCATGTCAACAACGTCGTCCTCGACAAGACACAAGCCAAGCCCCAGAACGGCACCGCCGCCTTCCGCACCGACGCCGACATCTCCGGCAACCTGGCCCTGCGTGAGCGCAACCTGCAGAGGTGGGAGCCTTCGGAGCACGACACGAGCCTCGAGCTTGGATCCGGCGGCCTGGCGGGCTGGGACCAGTTTGCTACCAACGACCGCATCACCGGTGTGAAGAGCAACTACGACGAGACCATGTACACCACCGCCATCGACCGCAGCAACCCCCAGTACGCGCAGAGGGCAGCGCGTGCCGAACGTCTCGCTCGCGAAATCGAGTCCAGCACGGCATCAAACGCCCACGTTCGAGAGGAGCGCGGCGGCCACCATGCTCAGGACGACCAGGGCCTCGACGAGGAGGACAA GTACAGCGGTGTTCGACGACACTTCTCCCCGCTCCCGAGTGGACAGCCGAACCGGTACACGCCCCCAGCACGACGTGCGCCAAGCGCTCAGCCCACCGTTCAGGGTGCGCCCATCGACCCTGCCATCCTGTCTTCCACAATCGCACGCCCGGACTCGGCAGCTGCAAAGCCAGCGCAACGCACGGCCAGCCCCATCGTGGAGAAGCCGGCCGACGCTGCACCTGCGCCGCCAGCACCTGCGCCGCCAGCACCTGCGCCGCCAGCACCTGTAGCCGTGCCTTCACAGCCCAGCGCGCCCAAAGACGCTGCTCCCCAGGCCGAGGCCGAGGCCAAATCGGCGGCTGCATTGGAGCCTGTCGCGGAACCAGCGCAGAAGCCCAGCAGTGCGGCCAAGCCGGCCATGGCCGCCATTGCAGCCATCCCTCCTCGCAAGTCTGCACGCCCACACGACGCCACAACCAACGTCGAGCATGACCTGCTCGACTCGTTCAAGGCCTTCTCCGCAGCCGAGAAACTGCGCGTGACCGAGCGACAGAGAACGATTGCGCGGGAGAACAAGGCCGTAAAGCTCAATGACCTGAAGAAGTTTGCCCTCAACTTCAAGCTGAGCACGCCGGTTCCCACCGATCTGGTTCCCATCCTCGCCAAGGACGAGACAAAGCAGGCTGCGATTGTGGAGAAAGCCCTTAAGCAGGCGCAGGAGACCAAGCCTTCGCCACCCAAGACACCCTCCACCGTCTCCGACCCGAAAGCAGCTGCgcgagctgctgctgccaagCTGGACGCTACAAGCACATCTCCCAGCGACCGACAGCAAGCGCAACGTCCGCGTCCAGGCCAGTCCGCCTATCCGTCGGCCAGCATGCGCGAGCGTTCGCACCAAGCTCCGGCTCAGATTCCCGCCCGCAACCAAGGCTCGCTCAGCACCCGCCTGCAGATgaaccagcagcagcacaaGCAGCAAGGCGCCCCTCCCTACAACGGTGTACCTCAACCGATACCCGCGCAGGACACGCGCGCTCCCTCTGGCCCTTCGCAAGCGTCCAGCGGAGCGCCGACGCCCACCTCTGGGGCTTCGTCGCGATTCAATGTTCGCGCCCACGAGTTCAGGCCCAACCCTGCCGCAAACACCTTCCAGCCTGGTGGCAACACCAGCGCCACCTCCAGCCCTAGACCCGACTCTGCATCTCGACAAGAGTCCCGCAGGACGCCTGCCATAACCAGCTTCTTCGGCGGACACCGCCCGACTCTAAAGGCTGTCGACGCCAAGGAAGCCTTCAGTCCTTTGGATCGTCTGGCAAAGGTGGCTACAGACGCCGACAAAAAGTACAACGCCGGCGTCCCATTCTCGCACCGCACCCCGCCGACCTGGGACTTCCCCGAGTCGAACCGGGACAAGGGCTACAAGGAACTGTTCGAGCATGTACCGCCTCGCCAAATGGCAGCCCCCCACAACGGCATGGCAAACGGCCCCCTGCCTCATCAGCACCAGCTGCCGCCGCACCTCCAGGGCCCCCAGGGCATGCAGCAAGGACACACGCCTCAACACACGCCTCGTGGTCCTCACGTGCAGCCGCACCACGGCCAAGGTCCGCCCCATTTCGAGGCGCCCCACATGCAGTTCTCGCATTCGACCTCATCGGTCCAGCCGTCGCCTCGCCAGATGCCGCCTTACGCGTACGGTGCGCAACCTCAGCCCATGCCTGGTTACCCgcagcagatgcagatgccCCAGTACGGCATGAGCCCTGGCGTTCAGCATGTTGCGCTTCGCGGTCCTCAAGGAGGCCAGTTTGTCAATGGCCCCGGACCTCAGATGGGCGGACACAtgatgcagcagcagccttcCAACGGACCCTTTATGGGCATGCCTGGCCAGCCGCAGATGCAAATGTATGCGCAAGCGCCTGGGTACCCCCACTATCCCGGCCACATGCCTCCTGGCGCGAATGGCTTCCCCAGCCCCAGGCCTGGAGCACCGATGATGAGCCACCAAGGATCGCAGCAAGGACACCAGCAGCCTCCCGTCGTGTACATGCAACCCGGCGCGCAGGGCCCGCAGATGTACCAGATGCCGCCAGCCAGCA TGACGCCCATGCGAGGTCCCTACCCACCACAGCACCAGCCTCCGTACGGCTCGTCCCCGCACCAGCAACACCCATTCCCCCACCAAGCCCATCGCGGCACACCCAGCGCGAGCTACGCGCAGCCGATGGTGCATCAGCACTCGCAGCACCAACACCAGGCACCCCCCACCGGCCCAGCCAAGCACGGAAGCGAGAGCACGGAGGAGCCGAAATGA